In Zygosaccharomyces rouxii strain CBS732 chromosome E complete sequence, the DNA window TACCTCTTCGCATTATACAATATGAATTATAAAGGTAGGAAATCAGTTAATATTGGACCCATTGGTCATTTTTGAGCAGTTCAAAGTATCATGAGTGAATTCAGCATATCCGTTTACCTTTGGGGTGAAACAGGTAAACCGAGTTTAGTGTCCCCAGAGAGTATTGCACTCTTTTGGTTTTTGAACAGTTACTATGGGGATTACAAGTCAATAGAGGTAGTGTTTGCCAATAATACAGATCTTTCCCCTAATGAAGAGTTACCACTTCTCGTGGAAAATGGTAAGAAATGGTCGGGATTTGTTGATATAGTTAGCTATTTGATGGAAAAGATGcaaaataatgatgatgtgGAAACTACACTCTTGAAAGATGGCTTATTAGAGTTTACTGGTGAATTGAGTGTGCTCACAGAGTACCAGATgtatttgaataaaatcaaCTATGAAACTTTTACTCGTAAGGCGTTTTCTCAGCTGTTGCACTGGCCTATGTGGTATAATACTCCGATGAATTATAGAACTAGAGCAAGACAGAGATGTTCAAACACCTTGGGATATTTGATGCACGATGATGATCCCGATAGTTTAGAATCGCTCGAATTAGAATCTACACGTTTACCACAGTCTAAGGCATTCCAAGCGACTCAAGATCGTAAGATGCGCAGTAAAGAGGAATTGCAGAACGTTAAACACAATTTACAATATTTGACAAGACTTAAGGATTATCTAAGGACGTGGTCACAGGTTAGGAATAGTATCCCCCACCAAAATGATACAATTCCAGCGGACTTTCTATTGTGGGCTAATCTGTTCGTACAGTTAAATCTACCAGACGGCGAGAAGGTAGGTCAGCAGGTTAAGGATGCGGTTAATGACGACTTTCACCAGCTTGTTCAAAGTAAGATTGATCAACTGTCATCTTTGGAACCTCGGGTGTTCCAAAGGGACcccattttccaagaacAAGGCAACGTCATCATGTCAATATATCACTACGTGCATAAATTCGTTTAATTCAGTTTTGTTTAGTTCCTCTTGGGTTTATGTATACCCTTATAGACAAAATAAAACATTACGGTACCATCAGAATTAGCTAATGCCAGTGTAATTCTCCTGGCATCTGGCGGGCATAGCTGATCAAATATAAGATCTAGACATTTGAACGTCAACTTTCCAGCCTTGTACTGCGACATCTCAATGGGAAGTACATATTCTATCCCATGGTCGTTTTCGTTTCCACCATCATCGTCGTTACTCAGTTTATGGGGTGGTTTACCTTCGATGATTTGTAACGTTTGGCCCTGCCATTCAACTTGCTCATCTCTTGTCCTCAATTGCTCCCACAGTTGGGCGTATGCCAAGTTATCCCATACTAACCTAAATGTGGACTCACCAATTCTATTGGTTACATCTGTATAATCAGAATCCATACTTTGAGGTCTTTTATAGGTTAAGCAAGCGGTTATTTAACcatgcgatgagcttcaacaatttttcactaaaACTTCGCATGGAATTGCTTATTTCAACATGTTCAAGAACAACAGTACAGAAAATCATCTAAGAATACAAGATATACTTCTGGGCGACTTTTTTTAGACCGTTGAAGGTAGTGTTTGTTTGAACTAACGCATTAACTTTGCTACATGAGAAGCCGTTTTCAGATTTTAGCCAGTTTCCTGCTGTTTTTACTACACATTAATTGGGTAAATGGCTATAGGCCAATTGTACAACCGGGAGAGAAGTTAACTACATCCGAAGAGCCAAAACCATGGTATAGAACCATTTATGGTGACAAAGTAGAGATTGTCACACCTACCGTTGTTGCAGGTGTTACTTTTTCACGTAAACCATTAGAGACGCCTGATCCATTGGAACCATGGGTTTCattaaataaaaatggtataCCTAAAACTATCAAGCCTGAAATTAAGAATGGTAGAACCAAGAATGGGCATCCTGATTACTCcacctttttcaaa includes these proteins:
- the SAM37 gene encoding SAM complex subunit SAM37 (similar to uniprot|P50110 Saccharomyces cerevisiae YMR060C SAM37 Component of the mitochondrial outer membrane sorting and assembly machinery (SAM) complex required for the sorting of some proteins to the outer membrane after import by the TOM complex) produces the protein MSEFSISVYLWGETGKPSLVSPESIALFWFLNSYYGDYKSIEVVFANNTDLSPNEELPLLVENGKKWSGFVDIVSYLMEKMQNNDDVETTLLKDGLLEFTGELSVLTEYQMYLNKINYETFTRKAFSQLLHWPMWYNTPMNYRTRARQRCSNTLGYLMHDDDPDSLESLELESTRLPQSKAFQATQDRKMRSKEELQNVKHNLQYLTRLKDYLRTWSQVRNSIPHQNDTIPADFLLWANLFVQLNLPDGEKVGQQVKDAVNDDFHQLVQSKIDQLSSLEPRVFQRDPIFQEQGNVIMSIYHYVHKFV
- the SEN15 gene encoding Sen15p (similar to uniprot|Q04675 Saccharomyces cerevisiae YMR059W SEN15 Subunit of the tRNA splicing endonuclease which is composed of Sen2p Sen15p Sen34p and Sen54p): MDSDYTDVTNRIGESTFRLVWDNLAYAQLWEQLRTRDEQVEWQGQTLQIIEGKPPHKLSNDDDGGNENDHGIEYVLPIEMSQYKAGKLTFKCLDLIFDQLCPPDARRITLALANSDGTVMFYFVYKGIHKPKRN